From the Nostoc sp. PCC 7107 genome, the window AGCAGTTAGGGTAGGGAACAGGAAACAAAGAATGTATAAAGTAATTTGTGAAAATCGAGAGGCTCAGATCCCCGACTTATGAAAGAAACCGGGGATCTTTGAGTTGACAAACGATTTAGGAATGTCATATCAGTCTAATGATACATAGTAAATCTATCCTAAGTCTGTTAATTGAAGTTACTACTCAGTACATAATTGCTAATGTTCCACTTTTGTTTGTGCAGCGATCGCTCCCCTAAATTTAGGCTAATAGGAGCGATCATTTCTCAACTTCAGATAAAGTACTGAATTTTTCTCTAAAAATAGCACAGATAGTAAAATCCCCGACTTCTCAAAGAAGTCGGGGATTTGAGTTCTAGGAATGAATTAATCTAAACGACTCAAAATAGCATTGACATCAACTCCTAACTTTTGACCTAATTTCAATAATTGCCGACACTGACTAGTATCTTCTTTTTTAATCAGGCTGGTTATACAAGCAGGTGCTATCTGACTGTGCAGACAACTAAAGTAGAGTTCTTGAGAACGATATAGAGAAATACCCAAGTTGAGTTGATGTCCAACATCAATCAATCTTTCTAACAATTGGATATCTGTGGTAAAACTACCGTTGGCATCGTGTAATAATTGCCAGAGCGATCGCAAAATCAATTGCTGTAATATTTGCTTACCTTCAGGAATATTTAAGCGACAACGCAGATGTTTAGCTTCTGTGGCGATCGCGTTTAGTTCTACAATGTGATTCCAACAAGATTGCGGTTCAGCGATATCTTGTTCTAGCGATCGCAATGTGGTCATACAGCGATATCCTAAAGCAATCTCCGCTGCTACTTGCAATTCTTGGGGTACTTCTAGTTCATCCCGATGGAATGCCATGAGTACACCGTAATTTTCTCGGTATGTTTGAGTATACAGTTGGTCTAATCGGTTCAATGTTTCTTGATTGATTAACCGCATAATTCGATGACGTTCTTCGGCAAAGAGATTCTGTAAGCTGAAGGTTTCATTGCCAAATAACTGTGTCATCACCAAAATGGTGTGGGCTGCGCTGGCTTGTTGGAATGCGGTAAACAATTTTTCTTTAAATTGGCTGTAATCACGTCGCCCAGTAAATTGTTGAATACAGCAGTGAAAATCCCAACCGCCTAAATGCAACACAGCAAATACTAAATGTTCGCTTTCCCAGGTAATTTCGGAAACTAACTTTAAATGTCCGACAACCAAAGTTAGCGCCCCCATACTTTGCCGTTGGTAGTCTAACTCATTGCTGGTGTAGCAATAAACTCGCTTCTGGCAAGGATGATGTAGTTTACTCGCGGTATCTCGTCCGGGAAAATTGCAAGTTTCGGCTGGTCTATGATTATTAAACAGTGAAGTAATCGCATAGTGGGCAGCAACTTGCTTGAAGCTAACTTGAGCCGTTAGTACCAACTGACGATAAATTTCGCCCCCGTGCTTGAAAAAGTCTACATTGCTGGGTGCTAAACCCAGGCGTTTGACAAAGCCTTTTTCTAATTGCACACCAGCCACATCTCCCGCCAGTTCTAACGCACGGGAAGCGTAACGGAGAATCTGAGTTCCTTCTGGGCGAGATAGTTCTTCAAAAAACCAACCGCAACTGGTGAACATTAACAAAGCATGACGCTGCATTTCCAATAACCGCAAAGCATCTACTTGTTCGGCGGCGGTGAGTTTGTGCGTTTGATGACGAGACAAGAAGCGGCTGACATTGGCGCTTGTGCGATCGCGGAGGACTTTGATATATTCATCTCTAGCTAACCAAGGATCTTTGAAAAATAGCTGTCCATATTCTTCATATACTTCAACTAACTGATCCCGCAGCCAATTTAAGGCATTGCGTAAAGGCCGCCGCCATTTTTGATGCCAAACACCCCCTTCACCACCACAACCACAGTCATCTTGCCATCTATCTACACCGTGGGCGCAACTCCAAGCAGTGATGGGCTTGAGTTCTACTTCCCAGGTGGGAAGATTTAAGCTGAGGTAATGGGCAAAGTTGGTGACTGTCCAATCGTGACGAGGAAATTCTTGTGTAAAGGCGTAAGCTAAGGTTTTTTCTGTGCCTTTTTTATGATGTCCAAAAGTTTCTCCATCGGTGGCGACAGAAATCAATTGGGCTTGACGATGATCCCCTCGTACAGCTGAACCAATGCGTCCAGCCAAGTAATTGGAACTATAAGTAACATCTGTAAAACCCATATCCCGTGATATTGGGCCATCGTAGAAAAAGATATCGATATAGGGTAGCCCTTCTACAGATACGTCAATACTTTCTGTGGAAGAGACACTACTCAGTGGTGAAGCTGCAATCTTTAAAGTTGGCTTCAAATAGCAACGATAGGGACGGGTGGGATCAATCTGACTACCGCCAACTTCGTACCATTCTGGTTGGGGATCATTTGGAGTTGCTAAAGGACGGCAACGCTGTGCTTGCGATGGTGCCAAGATAATGAAACGAATACCTTCAGCAATTAAAGCTTCTATGGTTGCGTAGTCTACACCTGTTTCTGCTAACCAAATACCTTCGGGATCGCGGCCAAAGCGGGATTTAAAGTCTTCTTTGCCCC encodes:
- a CDS encoding DUF3536 domain-containing protein codes for the protein MTSAAELPGSTGATFTHYPTAQNTHQNDPLRTSTGVYVTVHGHFYQPPRENPYLDAIERQPSAAPFHDWNERIHYECYRPNAFARILNDQGEVVGIVNNYEYLSFNIGPTLMSWLERYDVEVYQRILEADAKSADRLQGHGNAIAQVYNHIIMPLANERDKYTQIRWGKEDFKSRFGRDPEGIWLAETGVDYATIEALIAEGIRFIILAPSQAQRCRPLATPNDPQPEWYEVGGSQIDPTRPYRCYLKPTLKIAASPLSSVSSTESIDVSVEGLPYIDIFFYDGPISRDMGFTDVTYSSNYLAGRIGSAVRGDHRQAQLISVATDGETFGHHKKGTEKTLAYAFTQEFPRHDWTVTNFAHYLSLNLPTWEVELKPITAWSCAHGVDRWQDDCGCGGEGGVWHQKWRRPLRNALNWLRDQLVEVYEEYGQLFFKDPWLARDEYIKVLRDRTSANVSRFLSRHQTHKLTAAEQVDALRLLEMQRHALLMFTSCGWFFEELSRPEGTQILRYASRALELAGDVAGVQLEKGFVKRLGLAPSNVDFFKHGGEIYRQLVLTAQVSFKQVAAHYAITSLFNNHRPAETCNFPGRDTASKLHHPCQKRVYCYTSNELDYQRQSMGALTLVVGHLKLVSEITWESEHLVFAVLHLGGWDFHCCIQQFTGRRDYSQFKEKLFTAFQQASAAHTILVMTQLFGNETFSLQNLFAEERHRIMRLINQETLNRLDQLYTQTYRENYGVLMAFHRDELEVPQELQVAAEIALGYRCMTTLRSLEQDIAEPQSCWNHIVELNAIATEAKHLRCRLNIPEGKQILQQLILRSLWQLLHDANGSFTTDIQLLERLIDVGHQLNLGISLYRSQELYFSCLHSQIAPACITSLIKKEDTSQCRQLLKLGQKLGVDVNAILSRLD